One stretch of Desulfovibrio sp. UCD-KL4C DNA includes these proteins:
- a CDS encoding FUSC family protein, with the protein MIKESLHILRKEMRVDSAPFRHAMRAAIAITVAVIASRFLGLRHAMWLPVSVIVIMRPSVGGTLRLGWRRLWGTVLGASLGVGILILDPGVKILAGLIVLSFFLVILLRVYNYTAFSCALTTGVILLLGIFFVDGWQFGVERVLDTVLGVAIGVAASFGVWPNMARKNLRQKMADLIHAQSVHFEKLSESYLSGGVSESELVTSRIAASQKLDECAEAFREACAEPGLRSWQRDNLTRLIRVFGRMHSLLIAMSTIIRRGYGGPLPAIADGMQNVLMMTQQHYAWLETYALESEHCEIHPDFENTVNEFMLAVGDARVRGDFEDVPLERRNNVSAFIWNIRSLGGEIARAGRRLCELRYGREESS; encoded by the coding sequence GTGATAAAAGAGTCTTTACATATTCTCCGCAAAGAAATGCGAGTAGATTCAGCTCCGTTTAGGCATGCTATGAGAGCTGCTATTGCTATTACTGTGGCTGTTATTGCTTCAAGGTTTCTCGGCTTGCGTCATGCTATGTGGCTTCCGGTGAGTGTTATTGTTATCATGCGGCCGTCAGTTGGAGGAACACTTCGGCTTGGCTGGCGCAGGCTGTGGGGAACTGTCCTCGGGGCCTCGCTTGGAGTTGGAATTCTTATTCTTGATCCTGGTGTTAAAATTTTAGCGGGACTGATAGTACTTTCCTTTTTTCTGGTTATTTTACTCCGCGTCTACAACTATACGGCTTTTTCTTGTGCACTGACTACCGGGGTAATTTTATTGTTGGGTATTTTTTTTGTTGATGGATGGCAATTCGGTGTAGAACGAGTTCTTGATACTGTTCTAGGTGTTGCTATAGGCGTTGCAGCTTCTTTTGGTGTTTGGCCTAATATGGCTAGAAAAAATCTTCGCCAAAAAATGGCTGATCTTATACACGCGCAGAGTGTTCATTTTGAAAAACTCAGCGAGTCATACCTTTCCGGTGGTGTGAGCGAAAGTGAGCTGGTTACTTCCCGCATTGCAGCATCCCAGAAGCTTGATGAATGTGCCGAAGCTTTTCGTGAAGCATGTGCTGAGCCTGGTTTAAGATCATGGCAGCGTGATAATCTAACTAGATTAATCAGAGTTTTCGGCCGTATGCACAGTTTGTTAATAGCGATGTCTACCATAATTCGCAGAGGCTATGGCGGCCCACTTCCTGCTATAGCTGACGGGATGCAAAATGTCTTGATGATGACGCAGCAGCACTATGCGTGGCTTGAAACTTACGCTTTGGAATCTGAGCATTGCGAAATTCATCCAGATTTTGAAAACACTGTTAATGAATTTATGCTGGCAGTCGGGGATGCTCGCGTTCGTGGTGATTTTGAAGATGTGCCCCTTGAAAGGCGCAACAATGTTTCTGCTTTTATATGGAATATCCGTTCACTTGGCGGAGAAATCGCTCGCGCCGGACGCAGACTATGTGAACTTCGTTATGGTCGTGAGGAATCGTCTTAA
- a CDS encoding AI-2E family transporter — MSQSDTPYTFDRVVRLVLAGTSIWLAVRLLSSLSEVLLPFAVALTLAYLINPLVELMGKIIKNRMAAVLVTLTVIIVPVGKLLWVALRMVGSELSHIGQLLAILVNDSAAAKRAAEYLPADLWKFVTDLAKNDDVRSFLSEAGVTDMLQTLAHKAVPGIVNLVSGSAQMVVALAGVFVIILYLVFLLVDYDKLRSWRSQLPEKYRGRVSSFIDEFTHISNRYFRTQALIALIIGCLFSTGFLIIGLPLAILLGMLIGILNMVPYLQIAGLIPAFLFAGVSALATGTSLWGGLAGVAAVFVVVQIIQDAVLVPKLQGESLGLSPWMILLSLSVWGKLLGFLGLVMALPLSCMALAVYRQYVAGRDVIKKGLQP; from the coding sequence ATGTCGCAAAGCGATACTCCATATACTTTTGACAGGGTCGTTAGGCTTGTGCTGGCTGGAACGTCTATTTGGCTTGCGGTTCGTTTGCTCTCCTCTTTGAGCGAAGTTTTGCTTCCATTTGCGGTTGCACTTACACTCGCATACTTGATTAATCCGCTTGTTGAACTGATGGGTAAAATTATTAAAAACAGAATGGCGGCTGTGCTCGTCACTTTGACTGTAATAATAGTTCCGGTAGGAAAACTTTTATGGGTAGCTTTGCGAATGGTTGGATCAGAGCTCAGCCATATCGGGCAATTGTTAGCTATTCTTGTTAATGATTCGGCTGCGGCGAAACGCGCAGCTGAATATTTGCCGGCTGATTTATGGAAATTTGTGACTGATCTGGCGAAAAATGATGATGTACGTAGTTTTTTGAGTGAAGCAGGCGTGACAGATATGCTGCAAACCTTAGCGCATAAAGCCGTTCCGGGAATTGTGAATTTGGTAAGCGGGTCAGCGCAAATGGTTGTTGCTCTTGCAGGTGTGTTTGTAATCATTTTATATCTCGTTTTTCTGCTTGTTGACTACGACAAGCTTCGCAGTTGGCGATCACAGTTGCCTGAAAAATATCGTGGCAGAGTCTCCTCATTTATTGATGAATTCACTCATATTTCAAATCGTTATTTCCGCACGCAGGCTCTAATTGCACTTATTATCGGGTGTCTTTTTTCAACTGGATTTCTTATTATCGGCTTGCCGTTAGCCATACTGTTAGGGATGCTCATCGGCATACTCAATATGGTTCCATATTTACAGATCGCAGGTCTTATCCCTGCATTTCTATTTGCAGGAGTGAGTGCGCTTGCAACAGGAACAAGCTTATGGGGTGGACTGGCTGGAGTCGCGGCAGTATTTGTTGTTGTGCAGATTATCCAAGACGCTGTGCTGGTACCTAAACTTCAGGGTGAAAGCCTTGGACTTTCTCCGTGGATGATTCTGCTATCGCTGTCAGTCTGGGGAAAGCTGTTAGGTTTTTTAGGACTGGTGATGGCTCTACCGCTCAGTTGTATGGCTCTTGCCGTTTATAGGCAGTATGTTGCTGGTCGTGATGTAATAAAAAAAGGTTTACAGCCTTAA
- a CDS encoding Hsp20/alpha crystallin family protein: MPNLTSWGSREIEKLKNDMDRLFDSLCLDYGIPSVCGIIDCTPRTEMREHEGSLIVRTVMPGFQAEDLGVSVTETTMTISGDKKVTFQGGKKTNHFKKTIPLPCKVDPENVRATFKDGILEIILLKCIIKPQRKINITAE; encoded by the coding sequence ATGCCCAATCTTACTTCGTGGGGAAGCCGGGAAATAGAAAAACTTAAAAATGACATGGATAGACTCTTTGACAGTCTATGTCTGGATTACGGCATCCCTTCAGTTTGCGGAATAATTGACTGTACCCCCAGAACAGAAATGCGTGAGCATGAAGGATCACTTATTGTGCGAACCGTCATGCCCGGTTTTCAGGCTGAAGATCTTGGAGTTTCTGTAACAGAAACAACAATGACTATCTCCGGTGATAAAAAAGTCACATTTCAAGGTGGCAAAAAAACCAATCATTTCAAAAAAACTATTCCTCTTCCATGCAAAGTAGATCCGGAAAATGTGCGTGCCACGTTTAAAGATGGAATACTGGAAATCATATTGCTCAAATGCATCATCAAACCGCAGAGAAAAATCAACATAACAGCTGAATAG
- a CDS encoding phosphorylase, translated as MPHKTIGIVAAMKQEAQAICPDSEKSMLDKFELLSGNLPDGNNFLCIISGIGTERAKQAATLLANKKPNLILSVGVSGGLARGTSAGDLLAASTIHSELPNFEPWHKSEQDEELRKELLTAYERIPSGPMVTVPVPVLTPKDKNLLHDKTGALAADMESIAVAKVADAKGIPFACIRAISDGADKAIPEESLSGVTAEGKTRLMPILKAIASRPTLIFELIPMGMDYSKALKSLGKIFI; from the coding sequence ATGCCTCATAAAACGATTGGAATTGTTGCGGCAATGAAACAGGAAGCGCAGGCGATCTGCCCTGACTCTGAAAAGAGCATGCTTGATAAATTTGAACTGCTGTCTGGGAATTTACCGGATGGAAATAATTTTTTGTGCATAATTTCTGGAATTGGTACTGAACGGGCAAAACAGGCTGCAACATTGCTTGCTAATAAAAAACCCAACTTAATACTTAGCGTAGGAGTTTCTGGAGGACTTGCCCGTGGAACATCTGCGGGAGATCTACTTGCAGCATCCACAATCCACTCTGAATTACCCAATTTCGAACCTTGGCATAAATCTGAGCAGGATGAAGAACTTCGTAAGGAACTCCTGACTGCATACGAAAGAATTCCTTCCGGCCCCATGGTCACGGTACCAGTCCCCGTGCTGACCCCCAAAGATAAAAACTTACTCCATGACAAAACCGGAGCACTTGCCGCAGACATGGAGAGTATAGCTGTAGCAAAGGTTGCCGATGCTAAAGGAATACCTTTCGCCTGTATCAGAGCAATCAGTGATGGAGCTGACAAAGCCATTCCTGAAGAATCGTTAAGCGGAGTAACAGCCGAGGGTAAAACGCGACTTATGCCTATTTTAAAAGCCATAGCCTCACGCCCTACCCTGATATTTGAATTAATACCTATGGGGATGGATTATTCAAAGGCATTAAAAAGCTTAGGTAAAATTTTCATATAA
- a CDS encoding FUSC family membrane protein, whose translation MNKIISDFYRIFIHPIDPGLFITKYAAKSVVACIVALAFAYLFGFRGHDLGWCVYGSLILVVFRAGNTLRKRKIVAASICLVTIVLVPVTTALASHSFISAVYLFILAFLIFFTPVVGGTAASTGIGVLIVNLIALNSPDTFTAGLLRSGCILFGSVISYFVIFHFWPLHPEKILSKAGGVALSDIGDYFRAVAESDGTLEDRKRITVIHDRSIESLRRYRRFMEAMNIDPVKELGKYEGPSALYALLIRMIEAVVGLANSAHFAEHSPAFTRLRFKFSELTLKSSIVFDVLAAKVSTGKGVIDLTEINSGISELERELLDLGAYKRGDGLRDEFLEAWGALYGLRNLSLEFDEMSRVSLGGSAV comes from the coding sequence ATGAATAAAATAATATCAGATTTCTATAGAATTTTTATCCATCCAATTGATCCCGGCCTATTTATAACAAAGTATGCAGCCAAATCTGTTGTTGCGTGTATTGTTGCTCTCGCTTTTGCTTATCTGTTCGGTTTTCGCGGGCATGATCTGGGATGGTGTGTATATGGCTCACTTATTCTTGTTGTTTTTAGAGCTGGTAACACACTTAGAAAACGTAAAATTGTAGCGGCTTCTATTTGCTTAGTAACAATTGTACTAGTTCCTGTTACCACCGCCTTGGCTAGCCATTCATTCATTTCTGCTGTTTATCTTTTCATTTTAGCATTTCTAATATTTTTTACGCCTGTGGTCGGCGGAACGGCCGCTTCAACAGGTATAGGAGTGCTGATTGTTAACCTTATTGCATTAAATTCTCCTGATACTTTCACCGCTGGACTTTTGCGGTCAGGGTGTATTCTTTTTGGAAGTGTCATTTCATATTTTGTTATTTTTCATTTTTGGCCTCTGCATCCTGAGAAAATTCTTTCAAAAGCAGGCGGGGTAGCACTTTCGGATATAGGTGATTATTTTAGGGCCGTTGCAGAGTCGGATGGTACATTAGAAGATCGTAAGCGCATAACTGTAATTCATGACAGATCTATTGAGTCACTCAGGCGTTACAGAAGGTTCATGGAGGCCATGAATATTGATCCAGTAAAGGAACTTGGTAAATACGAAGGTCCATCTGCACTATATGCACTGCTTATAAGAATGATTGAGGCTGTTGTTGGTCTTGCGAACAGTGCTCATTTTGCTGAGCATAGTCCTGCTTTTACTAGACTTCGGTTTAAGTTTTCAGAATTAACTTTGAAAAGTTCAATTGTTTTTGATGTGCTTGCAGCAAAAGTTTCGACAGGTAAGGGGGTTATTGACCTTACTGAGATAAATTCAGGGATATCAGAACTCGAACGTGAGTTATTAGATTTGGGTGCATATAAACGGGGTGACGGCCTTCGTGATGAGTTTCTTGAAGCTTGGGGGGCTTTGTACGGTCTTAGAAATCTAAGTCTTGAATTTGATGAAATGAGCCGTGTTTCCCTCGGCGGGAGCGCGGTGTGA
- a CDS encoding amino acid ABC transporter substrate-binding protein, whose amino-acid sequence MKRLLVILMVAMMLAFAVMAQASDDSWNKVKESGKLRIGLDDAFPPMGFRLDDGKLVGFDVDAAEEVGKRLGIKIEWQPTAWDGVIHSLNSDKFDCIWNGMTITAERQAKVLFTKPYIMDGQIAVVLMGSKDVKSSKELGGKIVGVQKGSPALEAAKTLNPAPSEIREYDTNPKAFLDLEAGRIAAVVVDNISGRYYMATRPGKYMGLPGFISSEPFGVAFRMNDKSLEEKVQSIIDEMVADGTMGKISRKWFGEDITNPAKW is encoded by the coding sequence ATGAAAAGATTATTAGTAATTCTTATGGTTGCTATGATGTTGGCCTTCGCAGTCATGGCTCAGGCTTCTGATGATTCATGGAACAAGGTCAAAGAAAGCGGAAAGCTCAGAATCGGGCTAGATGATGCTTTTCCTCCAATGGGTTTCCGTCTTGACGATGGTAAACTTGTTGGTTTTGATGTTGACGCCGCTGAAGAAGTCGGAAAACGTCTTGGAATCAAGATTGAATGGCAGCCAACTGCATGGGACGGAGTAATCCACTCACTCAATTCAGATAAATTTGATTGTATTTGGAATGGTATGACTATCACTGCTGAACGTCAGGCTAAGGTCCTTTTTACAAAACCTTACATCATGGACGGACAGATTGCAGTTGTATTAATGGGCAGTAAAGACGTTAAGTCTTCCAAGGAACTCGGCGGAAAAATCGTTGGTGTTCAGAAAGGTTCACCAGCTCTTGAAGCTGCTAAAACCTTGAACCCTGCTCCTTCTGAAATCCGTGAATACGATACCAACCCTAAAGCTTTTCTTGATCTTGAAGCTGGCCGCATTGCAGCAGTTGTCGTTGATAACATCTCCGGTCGCTACTACATGGCTACACGCCCAGGAAAATATATGGGTCTTCCAGGATTCATTTCCAGTGAGCCTTTTGGTGTTGCTTTTCGTATGAATGATAAGTCCCTTGAAGAAAAAGTTCAGTCTATTATTGACGAAATGGTCGCTGACGGAACCATGGGCAAGATCTCACGCAAATGGTTTGGTGAAGATATTACCAATCCTGCTAAATGGTAA
- a CDS encoding Lon protease family protein, producing MTSILKSRELKHEQLRWTLAPEELPFNSTKDLTANEEIIGQSRGVEAFKFGMGMSLKGYNIFVTGPAGTGKQATVKKLLKNLSKSDKIPDDLIYVNNFKAKESPILIHMAAGEGTIFKKDIHDFLENIKREVPQLFESQEYIARKNEIIELHEKQTREFFQVIEDKVKDSGLVIVNMQMGPFQRPDVVPLVDGEPMRMIQLEEKVEKGRFPREEYERLKEKQKELKEDVDNILIQVRKLQKEVKKKSDDVDKMMFITLAQDLITPLSEKYTDPKIIKHLDEMLEHMSDDLETLRMIGKKPKAGEGGMMFMPPQTEAIMHPYQVNLLVDNSEQSSPPVIFESYPTYRNLFGSIERVMDRHGGWRTDFTKIQVGSFIKANGGYLVINLMDAIVEPGVWPTLKRSLKTEKIEIQTFDPYYFISPSGLKPEPIDMDVKVVVLGEPHLYQLLRHYDQDVAKIFKVRADFETSMDRNDDAITAVSKFVSNMVKKDKLMDFDRTGTAAIIEQAVRMSGRQEKLSTSFPLLADLMGEANYFAGRNGSEFVTSSHVDKALSAHRKRSNQMEERLQEMIDRGSIYINTDGTKVGQVNGLAVYSLGDYSFGKPSRITAVTAMGKGGIINIERESDMSGPTHNKGIFILSGFLRQKFAQDKPLSLTASIAFEQSYGGIDGDSASSTELYALLSSLADIPIRQDIAVTGSVNQKGEVQPIGGVNEKIEGFYMCCKHSGLTGKQGVMIPEPNVKDLMLRKDVVEAVVEGKFHIWSVENISQGIEILTGNPAGKLDPKTGYPTDSIYGKANLRLIDLAEGLKNFSGGDDDSKEKKPSSGGCCSG from the coding sequence ATGACTTCTATACTCAAAAGCAGAGAACTCAAGCATGAACAACTACGATGGACCCTCGCCCCAGAAGAGCTACCTTTCAATTCCACAAAAGATCTTACAGCAAACGAAGAAATTATCGGACAGAGCCGAGGTGTTGAAGCGTTTAAATTTGGTATGGGCATGAGTCTTAAAGGTTATAATATATTTGTAACCGGCCCGGCTGGAACCGGTAAACAGGCAACCGTAAAAAAGCTTCTAAAAAACCTGTCAAAATCGGATAAAATCCCGGATGACCTTATTTATGTAAATAATTTCAAAGCAAAAGAATCTCCCATTCTAATACACATGGCAGCTGGTGAAGGTACTATATTTAAAAAAGATATCCACGATTTTTTAGAAAATATTAAACGCGAAGTTCCACAACTATTTGAAAGTCAGGAATACATTGCCCGTAAAAATGAAATTATAGAATTACACGAAAAACAAACCCGTGAATTTTTTCAGGTAATTGAAGATAAAGTTAAAGATTCCGGATTAGTTATTGTGAATATGCAAATGGGCCCGTTTCAAAGACCGGACGTAGTTCCATTAGTCGATGGGGAGCCGATGCGCATGATTCAGCTGGAAGAAAAAGTTGAAAAAGGACGTTTCCCGCGTGAAGAATATGAAAGACTCAAAGAGAAACAAAAAGAACTGAAAGAAGATGTGGACAATATTCTGATTCAGGTCCGCAAGTTGCAAAAAGAAGTTAAGAAAAAAAGTGATGACGTAGACAAAATGATGTTCATAACCCTGGCTCAAGACCTGATAACACCACTTAGCGAGAAATACACTGATCCCAAAATAATCAAGCATTTAGATGAAATGCTTGAACATATGAGCGACGACCTTGAAACATTGCGAATGATAGGCAAAAAACCAAAGGCAGGTGAAGGGGGGATGATGTTTATGCCTCCGCAAACCGAAGCAATAATGCATCCATATCAAGTAAATTTACTAGTGGACAATTCAGAACAAAGCAGTCCTCCGGTAATTTTTGAATCCTACCCCACTTACCGCAATCTTTTTGGCTCAATTGAACGAGTTATGGACAGACACGGCGGATGGCGTACTGATTTTACCAAAATTCAGGTTGGATCGTTTATCAAGGCTAACGGAGGTTATTTGGTAATCAACCTCATGGACGCCATTGTTGAACCTGGAGTCTGGCCTACCCTTAAACGGTCTCTTAAAACTGAAAAAATTGAAATTCAGACTTTTGACCCATACTATTTCATATCTCCATCAGGTCTTAAGCCTGAGCCGATAGATATGGATGTTAAGGTTGTTGTTTTAGGTGAACCTCACCTTTACCAATTACTTCGTCACTATGATCAGGATGTTGCCAAAATATTTAAAGTCAGAGCTGACTTTGAAACATCAATGGATCGGAATGATGACGCAATTACAGCTGTTTCTAAATTTGTAAGTAACATGGTAAAAAAAGATAAGCTGATGGATTTCGATCGTACGGGAACTGCCGCCATCATTGAACAAGCTGTACGTATGTCTGGCAGACAGGAAAAGCTGTCGACTTCATTCCCATTACTTGCAGATCTGATGGGAGAAGCAAACTACTTTGCAGGGCGCAACGGATCAGAATTTGTAACATCATCACATGTTGATAAAGCTCTAAGCGCACATAGAAAACGTTCCAATCAGATGGAGGAACGACTTCAGGAAATGATCGACCGTGGCAGTATCTATATCAATACTGACGGAACAAAAGTTGGTCAGGTAAACGGACTGGCTGTTTACTCACTTGGTGATTATTCCTTCGGAAAACCATCGCGCATTACAGCTGTGACCGCCATGGGTAAAGGCGGAATTATTAACATTGAACGCGAATCAGATATGTCCGGACCGACTCATAACAAAGGTATATTTATTCTCTCAGGGTTTCTGCGTCAAAAGTTTGCTCAGGACAAACCGTTATCCCTTACCGCAAGTATAGCTTTCGAACAGTCTTACGGTGGAATTGACGGAGACTCGGCCTCTTCAACCGAACTATACGCTCTACTTTCAAGTTTGGCAGATATACCGATACGTCAGGATATAGCTGTCACTGGCTCAGTTAATCAGAAAGGAGAAGTGCAGCCTATAGGCGGAGTGAATGAAAAAATAGAAGGATTCTATATGTGCTGTAAACACTCAGGATTAACTGGCAAACAGGGGGTAATGATCCCCGAACCTAATGTTAAAGACCTCATGCTCCGCAAAGATGTTGTTGAAGCTGTAGTAGAAGGTAAATTCCACATCTGGTCGGTTGAAAACATCTCACAGGGGATTGAAATTTTAACAGGGAATCCGGCTGGAAAACTGGACCCTAAAACGGGATACCCTACAGATTCAATCTACGGCAAAGCTAATTTGAGATTAATTGATCTTGCTGAAGGATTAAAGAACTTCAGCGGGGGGGATGACGATTCCAAAGAAAAGAAACCCTCATCCGGCGGATGTTGTTCAGGCTAG
- a CDS encoding amino acid ABC transporter ATP-binding protein translates to METILELKQVVKRFGSLTAVNHIDLKIKRGEKVVIVGPSGSGKSTLLRTMNFLETIDSGEILFEKEPCGYVTRGDKLVLDSQKNLCALRSEIGMVFQQFNLFPHMTVLQNVMEGQITVLKKSKAEAKDTAYKMLDKVGLPDRSDVYPVTLSGGQKQRVAIARALAMQPKMMLFDEPTSALDPELVGEVFDTIRSLANDGMTMVIVTHNMGFAREVADTVIFMEKGDFIAKGTPGEFFSAKELHPRISEFLDKLL, encoded by the coding sequence ATGGAAACCATTTTAGAATTAAAACAGGTTGTTAAACGATTCGGATCTCTTACTGCGGTTAATCATATTGATCTGAAAATTAAACGCGGAGAGAAGGTTGTGATTGTCGGTCCCAGTGGGTCTGGTAAATCGACTCTTTTGCGGACTATGAACTTTCTGGAGACCATTGATTCCGGTGAAATCTTGTTCGAGAAAGAACCATGCGGATATGTAACCCGTGGTGATAAGCTGGTGCTTGATTCTCAAAAGAATCTCTGCGCATTACGTTCTGAAATCGGCATGGTTTTTCAGCAGTTCAATCTTTTCCCGCACATGACAGTTCTTCAAAATGTCATGGAAGGACAGATTACTGTTCTTAAGAAAAGCAAGGCAGAAGCAAAAGACACAGCATATAAGATGCTGGATAAAGTAGGGCTCCCTGATCGCTCGGATGTTTATCCGGTTACTCTTTCAGGTGGCCAGAAACAGCGTGTTGCCATTGCTCGCGCATTGGCTATGCAGCCTAAAATGATGCTGTTTGATGAACCTACTTCTGCACTTGATCCTGAACTTGTCGGAGAGGTTTTTGATACAATACGTTCACTTGCAAATGATGGAATGACTATGGTCATTGTTACTCATAATATGGGGTTTGCCAGAGAAGTTGCAGATACAGTAATTTTTATGGAAAAAGGCGATTTTATCGCAAAAGGAACTCCGGGCGAGTTTTTCTCTGCTAAAGAGTTGCACCCTAGAATAAGCGAATTTTTAGATAAGTTGTTGTAG
- a CDS encoding ABC transporter permease subunit (The N-terminal region of this protein, as described by TIGR01726, is a three transmembrane segment that identifies a subfamily of ABC transporter permease subunits, which specificities that include histidine, arginine, glutamine, glutamate, L-cystine (sic), the opines (in Agrobacterium) octopine and nopaline, etc.) translates to MIILANRFGKSGAFFASLFLLFTLLTVATVSAASENSDVLLKQARDALALGHIDQAESLFEQIPAPGPEGDDGEFVYSRMQLARMSFSLKDLSKAKKYSEEIIAVYPDNIEAKNFIASVDRAVRPQWRKVVDDCLRFLPSLLKGASMTLLLVFFTMIVSPIGGLLIALGKISKMQPFSGISWFIIWFFRGTPLLLQLFFIYYGLPAMGITLSPLFSALIGLGINYSAYLAEIIRAGIESIDQGQTEAAKALGMTYAQTMRRVIIPQTYKRIIPPFANEFIALIKDTALVSTIAMVELMRAADQMFNAYFNVTVLVLAAFIYLVFTTVFTFAFEKIEYKVGVYERR, encoded by the coding sequence ATGATTATATTAGCTAATAGATTCGGAAAAAGCGGGGCTTTTTTTGCCTCGCTTTTTCTATTGTTTACTCTCCTTACTGTTGCGACTGTTTCTGCAGCCAGTGAAAACTCTGACGTACTTTTAAAACAGGCGCGTGATGCTCTTGCACTTGGCCATATTGATCAGGCTGAATCGTTGTTTGAACAGATTCCTGCTCCCGGTCCTGAAGGTGATGACGGTGAATTTGTATATTCCCGTATGCAGCTTGCACGGATGAGTTTCTCTCTTAAAGATTTAAGTAAGGCCAAAAAATACAGCGAAGAAATTATTGCGGTTTATCCCGATAATATTGAAGCCAAAAATTTTATAGCTTCTGTCGATAGAGCTGTTCGTCCACAGTGGCGTAAGGTTGTTGATGACTGTTTGCGCTTTTTGCCCTCTTTATTAAAAGGCGCGTCAATGACGCTTCTACTCGTATTTTTTACGATGATAGTTTCGCCTATCGGCGGATTGCTTATTGCCCTTGGCAAGATAAGTAAGATGCAGCCTTTTTCGGGTATAAGCTGGTTTATAATCTGGTTTTTCCGCGGAACTCCGCTGTTATTACAACTTTTCTTCATTTATTACGGATTGCCGGCAATGGGGATCACATTGTCTCCGCTTTTTTCAGCTTTGATAGGGTTAGGAATTAACTATTCCGCATATCTTGCTGAAATTATACGTGCCGGAATCGAATCAATTGACCAAGGACAAACAGAGGCTGCAAAAGCTCTTGGTATGACTTACGCTCAGACCATGCGCAGGGTTATAATTCCTCAGACCTATAAGCGAATTATTCCTCCGTTTGCTAATGAATTTATTGCCCTTATTAAGGATACAGCACTTGTTTCAACCATTGCTATGGTTGAGCTTATGCGCGCAGCAGATCAGATGTTCAACGCATATTTCAACGTTACTGTGCTTGTTCTTGCTGCATTTATTTATCTTGTTTTTACAACCGTGTTCACCTTTGCTTTCGAGAAAATCGAATACAAGGTGGGGGTATACGAAAGGCGTTAA